In a genomic window of Leifsonia xyli subsp. cynodontis DSM 46306:
- a CDS encoding SGNH/GDSL hydrolase family protein — MIVGQVVEASDGTKTRLAPQIDALNSSTDVVLVSAGGNDLGFAAILFKCLALAAQGPVPSGSATCSQDFVKDGSDQLASQLTETVKPALDALYEQISERAPHAKKFAFTYPHLLPDPATTPKEGCFRFTTKDGSVVVPFTDVDVAYLHQIQEQLNALIRDESVKYGFTVADASARSEARTACSIAATLGERIRRSGRDRP; from the coding sequence ATGATCGTCGGCCAAGTGGTCGAGGCGAGTGATGGGACGAAGACCCGCCTCGCTCCCCAGATCGACGCGTTGAACAGTTCAACGGATGTGGTTCTCGTCTCCGCGGGAGGAAACGACCTGGGCTTCGCCGCGATCCTGTTCAAATGTCTCGCTCTCGCCGCCCAGGGCCCGGTCCCCTCCGGCTCCGCGACATGTTCTCAAGACTTCGTCAAGGATGGCAGCGACCAGCTGGCCTCTCAGCTCACTGAGACGGTGAAGCCCGCTTTGGACGCCCTGTACGAGCAGATCAGCGAGCGTGCGCCGCACGCGAAGAAGTTCGCCTTCACCTACCCGCATCTGCTGCCGGACCCGGCTACCACCCCCAAGGAAGGCTGCTTCCGGTTCACGACGAAGGATGGCTCCGTCGTTGTTCCTTTCACAGATGTGGATGTCGCATATCTCCATCAGATCCAGGAACAACTCAATGCTCTGATTCGCGATGAATCGGTGAAATATGGTTTCACAGTGGCGGATGCCAGCGCTCGGAGCGAGGCACGCACGGCGTGCAGCATTGCTGCGACACTGGGTGAACGGATTCGACGCTCTGGGCGCGATCGACCGTGA
- a CDS encoding Hsp20/alpha crystallin family protein, whose product MSNSFDVLSQLDRFASSVFDTARSPRVMPVDLFREGDQYVLSADLPGIDPDSVDLDVDGQLLTIRAERLAPSSENVKWLAHERPYGSYMRQFTLGDGVDVEKITANYEHGVLSVIVPMAERAKPRKIQIGSARGRKEVGA is encoded by the coding sequence ATGTCAAATTCGTTCGATGTTCTGAGCCAGCTCGACCGCTTCGCGTCCAGCGTGTTCGACACGGCTCGGTCGCCCCGGGTGATGCCGGTCGACCTCTTCCGCGAAGGTGACCAGTACGTTCTCAGTGCTGATCTTCCCGGTATCGATCCTGATTCCGTTGACCTTGATGTTGATGGTCAGTTGCTCACGATTCGGGCGGAGCGTCTCGCGCCGTCGAGTGAGAACGTCAAGTGGCTTGCGCACGAGCGACCGTACGGCTCGTACATGCGCCAGTTCACTCTCGGTGATGGGGTTGATGTGGAGAAGATCACGGCGAATTATGAGCACGGTGTTCTCTCGGTCATCGTGCCGATGGCTGAGCGTGCCAAGCCGCGGAAGATCCAGATCGGCTCGGCGCGAGGGCGGAAGGAGGTCGGCGCATGA
- a CDS encoding PIN domain-containing protein, protein MPEQAPVVYDVNVLVNVLVTDDSEFPYIAQVPSASSNPDADCLSIAFDTDDFQLYLSPHILENTTRVLAELGLSPDLIKRYLATLVDVVETSGGAIVDPPRKVFDVSDHEDNLILDLAVDVDATIVVSNDTDLTSLSPWHNRIAIMRPRDFVQCTVQTRRGR, encoded by the coding sequence GTGCCTGAACAGGCTCCGGTCGTCTATGACGTCAACGTGCTGGTGAACGTCCTCGTCACTGACGATTCCGAGTTCCCCTACATCGCGCAGGTTCCGTCGGCATCCAGCAATCCAGATGCTGACTGCTTGTCGATCGCGTTCGACACGGACGACTTCCAGCTATACCTCTCGCCCCACATCCTCGAGAACACAACCAGGGTGCTCGCCGAGCTGGGCCTCTCCCCCGATCTGATCAAGCGGTACCTCGCGACGCTCGTCGACGTCGTCGAGACCTCGGGCGGAGCGATCGTGGATCCACCGCGCAAGGTCTTCGACGTATCCGACCACGAAGACAACCTCATCCTGGATCTCGCGGTCGACGTCGACGCGACGATCGTCGTGAGCAACGACACCGATCTGACGTCATTGAGCCCGTGGCACAACAGGATCGCGATCATGCGGCCGCGCGACTTTGTGCAATGCACGGTGCAGACCCGCCGCGGCCGGTGA
- a CDS encoding amidase domain-containing protein: MKSFVAAGLVVLLGTGVVLGAAAPSMAATTSPVDPVVTALSKAVGDVMGGEQITISGENLQNATQVCFGLGCVPVTSATSTTVEVTTPAHYGYQGGQAQAVVPDYQEDTVTVTVKLSDEEKASAPQPYRYEALTRTGREMSYVLAHWDKYDNARYADFNPVGGDCANFASAGLAEWFGRDRTRMDWYNQYGSWQASRPNINLWTDPYGYTNPDDKWVTPSWAYVPSFSNWLNDQKEQFGITRTDLSNHPATWSNVRVGDIVTMTWNDSSLKANAEGGQGLKPRTIPLTATGVGTDLGGDHSMIVSHITTVNGQLDVQLAGHNNDRNYLSLTAIYNNDPKMTGSIWHLPKNTLTNQPRIVSVARGSDGTITITGWSSPGARMKTTNDPDYGWFDPEGGITYAAADGSFTVVTKRTVNGAAVVKSFDPNTGQAISESDLPIIPQTHVDSAVRGTDGTITITGWALPGARMKTTNDPHQGWFDPEGGKTYANADGSFTVVTKRTINRQTAVKSYDPNTGQAISDSNYIPVTS; this comes from the coding sequence ATGAAATCATTTGTTGCTGCTGGGCTTGTGGTGCTGCTCGGTACGGGGGTGGTTCTTGGAGCCGCGGCGCCGAGTATGGCGGCCACGACTAGTCCCGTTGATCCTGTCGTGACTGCTCTTTCGAAGGCGGTCGGGGATGTGATGGGTGGTGAGCAGATCACGATCAGCGGTGAGAACCTGCAGAACGCCACTCAGGTTTGCTTTGGTCTGGGCTGTGTTCCGGTCACCTCGGCCACGTCCACCACCGTAGAGGTGACAACACCTGCGCATTATGGGTATCAAGGCGGTCAAGCACAGGCGGTTGTCCCCGACTATCAGGAAGACACCGTCACTGTCACCGTGAAACTGAGTGATGAGGAAAAAGCCAGCGCGCCACAGCCGTACCGATATGAAGCGCTCACTCGCACTGGACGGGAAATGTCCTACGTGCTGGCGCACTGGGACAAGTATGACAATGCCCGCTACGCTGATTTCAACCCGGTCGGTGGGGACTGCGCAAATTTCGCCTCCGCGGGACTGGCTGAGTGGTTCGGACGGGACCGAACCCGCATGGACTGGTACAACCAGTACGGCAGCTGGCAAGCGTCACGCCCGAATATCAACCTCTGGACAGACCCCTACGGCTACACAAACCCTGACGACAAGTGGGTCACCCCGTCCTGGGCATACGTGCCGTCCTTCTCCAACTGGCTGAACGACCAGAAGGAGCAGTTCGGAATCACCCGCACCGACCTGAGCAATCACCCCGCCACCTGGTCGAACGTCAGAGTCGGCGACATCGTCACCATGACCTGGAACGACAGCAGTCTGAAAGCCAACGCCGAGGGCGGCCAGGGGCTCAAGCCCAGGACCATACCCCTCACCGCCACGGGGGTAGGCACCGATCTGGGTGGGGATCACTCCATGATTGTCAGCCACATCACCACGGTCAACGGTCAGCTTGATGTCCAGCTCGCCGGGCACAACAACGACCGCAACTACCTTTCCCTCACCGCTATTTACAATAACGACCCGAAGATGACGGGTAGCATCTGGCATCTTCCTAAGAACACACTCACGAATCAGCCCCGAATCGTTTCGGTGGCCCGAGGGTCTGACGGGACGATCACGATCACGGGCTGGTCGTCACCCGGCGCTCGCATGAAGACGACGAATGATCCGGACTACGGATGGTTCGACCCGGAAGGCGGGATCACATACGCCGCCGCGGATGGCTCCTTCACCGTTGTCACAAAGCGGACCGTCAACGGTGCGGCTGTGGTCAAGTCTTTTGACCCGAATACAGGGCAAGCGATCAGCGAATCCGACCTTCCCATCATCCCTCAGACGCATGTGGACTCCGCTGTGCGGGGAACCGACGGAACGATCACGATCACAGGCTGGGCTCTGCCCGGCGCTCGCATGAAGACGACGAACGATCCGCACCAGGGATGGTTCGACCCGGAAGGCGGGAAGACGTACGCCAACGCGGACGGCTCCTTCACCGTTGTCACAAAACGGACCATCAACCGGCAGACTGCGGTCAAGTCCTACGACCCGAACACGGGCCAAGCGATCAGCGATTCCAACTACATTCCCGTAACCTCCTAA
- a CDS encoding type II toxin-antitoxin system RelE family toxin, protein MSDQSYRIEVSGSAMRALSRLPEKMADAVLRFLDGPLTENPMRVTKPLGAELDSMRSGYVGIAYRVLVRIDEDKRVVQVMRIAHRADAYRPF, encoded by the coding sequence GTGAGCGACCAGAGTTATCGCATTGAGGTCTCGGGCTCGGCGATGCGCGCGCTGAGCCGACTGCCGGAGAAGATGGCGGATGCTGTTTTGCGGTTCTTGGATGGTCCGCTGACCGAGAATCCGATGCGGGTGACCAAGCCTCTGGGTGCTGAGCTGGATAGCATGCGGTCTGGTTACGTCGGGATCGCCTACCGTGTGCTGGTTCGCATCGATGAGGACAAGCGTGTGGTGCAGGTGATGCGCATCGCGCATCGAGCGGATGCATACCGACCCTTCTGA
- a CDS encoding type II toxin-antitoxin system Phd/YefM family antitoxin — protein sequence MQTMSVSEAKDKLSNLVEGVEATHDAVVITRHGKPAAVLISPEDLDSLQEMLAWLSDPAHAAEMAEAEEDVAAGRMLSLDEVRAQLANR from the coding sequence ATGCAGACAATGTCGGTGAGTGAAGCGAAGGACAAGCTCTCGAATCTGGTCGAGGGTGTTGAGGCCACGCATGATGCGGTGGTGATTACGCGGCACGGGAAGCCGGCCGCGGTGCTGATTTCACCTGAGGATCTCGACTCGCTGCAGGAGATGTTGGCTTGGTTGTCGGATCCAGCTCATGCTGCGGAGATGGCCGAGGCGGAGGAGGATGTCGCTGCGGGTCGGATGTTGTCGTTGGATGAGGTTCGCGCGCAGCTGGCGAATCGGTGA
- a CDS encoding RES domain-containing protein, protein MDSLRSVLERVASAKTVEIRDAFYRHAAPNRDAFTGGTDDRWGANFRVIYLARPESGTVIEAYRHLVEDQGIPAANIRPRILYTVPVKVTRVLDLTDDKTAATVGLTTADLHSTVGEYDACQAVAAAAHQLNRHGILAPAAEGAGATLALFTERLSIDERPVPTAQTLWASLPSDPRQQRHLRAVRDGDAS, encoded by the coding sequence ATGGACTCGCTGCGATCGGTACTGGAACGCGTGGCCTCGGCGAAGACTGTCGAGATCCGCGACGCGTTCTACCGACACGCCGCGCCCAACCGTGACGCGTTCACCGGCGGCACGGACGACCGCTGGGGAGCGAACTTCCGGGTGATCTACCTCGCGCGGCCGGAGAGCGGCACCGTGATCGAGGCCTACCGGCACCTTGTCGAAGACCAAGGCATCCCGGCGGCGAACATCCGACCGAGGATCCTCTACACGGTGCCGGTGAAGGTCACTCGGGTGCTCGACCTCACTGATGACAAGACAGCGGCGACCGTGGGGCTGACAACAGCCGACCTCCACTCAACAGTCGGCGAATACGACGCGTGCCAAGCGGTCGCGGCAGCTGCCCACCAATTAAACCGACACGGAATCCTCGCTCCCGCGGCCGAAGGCGCCGGAGCGACTCTGGCACTTTTCACAGAGCGTCTGAGTATCGACGAGAGGCCAGTTCCGACCGCCCAGACGCTCTGGGCGTCGCTCCCATCCGACCCGCGGCAACAGCGTCACCTACGCGCGGTCCGCGACGGCGATGCTTCCTGA
- a CDS encoding antitoxin Xre/MbcA/ParS toxin-binding domain-containing protein: MSNLAAPTSPVYRQMVEDTRQALTLAEIADVTGVKLRAVQNWAAGTANPDGRQRDRLLELQYVVTELADVFDREGIEIWLHRPQRALQHQRPLDALQSGHFHDVLSLVENLAGGPKR; the protein is encoded by the coding sequence ATGAGCAACCTCGCGGCTCCAACCTCACCGGTGTATCGACAGATGGTCGAAGACACCCGGCAGGCATTGACGCTGGCGGAGATCGCCGACGTGACGGGGGTGAAGCTCCGTGCGGTACAAAACTGGGCCGCCGGCACGGCGAACCCGGACGGCCGCCAACGCGACCGACTGCTCGAGCTGCAATATGTGGTGACCGAACTGGCAGATGTCTTCGACCGGGAAGGCATCGAGATCTGGCTCCACCGACCTCAGCGGGCCCTGCAGCATCAGCGGCCACTCGACGCCCTCCAGTCCGGTCACTTCCATGACGTCCTCTCGCTGGTCGAAAATCTCGCCGGTGGTCCGAAGAGGTAG
- a CDS encoding N-6 DNA methylase: MALLIRASRNDHTVVEHFLTPSTAGAFATRRTMIDAVVADAVVAVQRPQLRRITTDAGTPYLIDPLTPLLQSLQGDTDSWARLPFARPEPVTVDQLMPPDLFFGTTIATCIIVLKKSKKTNDVLFIDASAEFTRVGNKNKLTPENQQKILDAFENRTDADHFAHAVSSTEIAENGYNISVSSYVEQEDTRETVDITALNAEITRIVAQQAELRTAIDEIVEDLERTS; this comes from the coding sequence ATGGCTCTGCTTATCCGCGCTAGTCGCAACGACCACACCGTTGTGGAGCATTTCCTCACGCCCTCAACAGCAGGGGCGTTCGCGACGAGACGCACGATGATCGACGCGGTCGTTGCCGATGCGGTCGTTGCCGTGCAGCGACCTCAGCTTCGGCGGATCACAACCGACGCCGGCACACCCTATCTGATCGATCCGCTCACGCCCCTCCTACAGTCTCTTCAGGGCGACACCGACAGCTGGGCGAGGCTGCCCTTTGCCCGGCCGGAGCCGGTGACCGTCGATCAACTGATGCCTCCGGACTTGTTCTTCGGCACCACCATCGCGACCTGCATCATCGTGCTGAAGAAGTCGAAGAAGACGAACGACGTGCTCTTCATCGACGCGTCCGCCGAGTTCACCCGCGTCGGGAACAAGAACAAGCTGACGCCCGAGAACCAGCAGAAGATCCTCGACGCGTTCGAGAACCGCACGGATGCCGACCACTTCGCCCATGCCGTGTCGAGCACCGAGATCGCGGAGAACGGTTACAACATCTCCGTGTCCTCCTATGTCGAGCAGGAAGACACCCGCGAGACGGTGGACATCACCGCGCTGAACGCCGAGATCACCCGCATCGTTGCCCAACAGGCCGAACTGCGCACTGCCATCGATGAGATTGTCGAAGATCTGGAGCGCACGTCATGA
- a CDS encoding restriction endonuclease subunit S: protein MHTYYGIWTTTTKSFTNPSLAAKIRRAAPGDLIVATTSEDDAALAKATAWLGDCDVAVSGDAYIYRHTLDPRYVAYFFQSEQFQDQKVRHITGTKVRRISGESLGKIRIPVPPLAVQREIARILDQFTQLEARRQQYAFYRN from the coding sequence GTGCACACCTATTACGGCATCTGGACGACCACCACAAAGTCGTTTACAAACCCTTCACTGGCAGCAAAGATACGGCGAGCGGCACCTGGGGATCTGATCGTCGCCACGACGAGTGAGGATGACGCGGCCCTCGCAAAAGCCACGGCGTGGCTTGGTGACTGCGACGTTGCCGTGAGCGGCGACGCGTACATCTATCGCCACACGCTCGATCCTCGGTACGTTGCCTACTTCTTCCAGTCTGAGCAGTTCCAGGATCAGAAGGTTCGACACATTACTGGTACGAAGGTCCGCCGCATCTCAGGTGAATCGCTCGGGAAGATCCGAATCCCCGTCCCGCCTCTCGCTGTTCAGCGTGAGATCGCGAGAATCTTGGATCAGTTCACTCAGCTGGAGGCTCGTCGGCAGCAGTATGCCTTCTATCGGAACTAG
- a CDS encoding PLDc N-terminal domain-containing protein codes for MKTPDILGSVLIIVGFAALAAWLVFIVIAAVQIIRSSEMGYWTKLIWVAALVIFPLLGVIAWYAFGDRTRRIQNTVTAHLR; via the coding sequence ATGAAAACCCCTGACATCCTCGGTTCGGTCCTGATCATCGTCGGGTTCGCTGCGCTGGCGGCCTGGCTGGTCTTCATCGTGATCGCTGCCGTCCAGATCATCCGTTCCTCGGAGATGGGTTACTGGACCAAGCTCATCTGGGTCGCAGCGCTCGTGATCTTCCCCCTGCTCGGCGTTATCGCCTGGTACGCGTTCGGCGACCGGACTCGGCGGATCCAGAATACGGTCACTGCCCACCTTCGCTGA